The Streptomyces sp. NBC_00597 DNA segment AATCGGGGCACGTGGTCATCGCCCGGGCCGCCGGGGTGGTGCGGCTGCCGGCCAGGTTCCTGATGGTGCTCGCTGCCAACCCCTGCCCGTGCGGCCGGCACACCCTGCTGGGAGCCGGCTGCGAATGCCCGGTATCCGTGATCCGGCGCTACCAGGCCAGGCTCTCCGGCCCCCTGCTGGACCGGGTGGACCTGCGCGTGGAGGTCGAGCCGGTCACCCGCTCCGACCTGCTGGGCCGCGGCGGCCGCGGCGAGCCCACGGCGGCCGTCGCCGACCGGGTCCGCGAGGCCAGGGACCGCACCGCTGCCCGGCTCGCCGACACCCCGTGGCGGCTCAACGCCGAAGTCCCCGGACACGAGCTGCGGACCCGCTGGCAGGCGGCCCCCGGAGCACTGGCACAAGCCGAACGGGACCTGGAGCGAGGGCTGCTCACCGCCCGCGGGCTCGACCGGGTGCTGCGGGTCGCCTGGACCGTGGCCGACCTGAGGGGCCGGGACCGCCCCGATGCACTGGACGTCGCCGTCGCCCTCGAACTGCGGACCGGCATCGCCCGCGGCGCGGCCCAGGCGCTGGGAACCGGGCCATGACCGCCGCCGACGGGCGCGACACCCCCGACGGGCGCGACACCCCCGATGGGCGCGACACCGCCGACGGGCCCGGGCCGGAGCTGCTGGCGCGGGCCGCACTGACCCGGGTGCTGGAGCCCGGCGACGAGCACGCCGGCCGGTGGCTGCGCGAACACGGCGCCGTCGGGCTGATACGGCTACTGACGGGACCCGACACCGCGGCGGCGATCTTGACCGGGGTGGGGGAGCAACGGCTCGCCGGATACCGCAGACGGGCGGCGCTCGCCGATCCCCGGCGGGACCTGGCGAGCGCCGCCCGCGACGGCGGCCGGTTCATCTGCCCCGGCTCCCACCAGTGGCCGACCCAACTGGACGACCTCGGCGACGCCCGGCCCGTCGGGCTCTGGCTCCGGGGCAGACCGGACCTGCGGACCTGGGCGCTGCGCTCCGTCGCCGTGGTCGGGGCCCGCGCCTGCACCCCGTACGGCGCCCACATGGCCCAGAACCTGGCCGCCGGACTCGCCGAGCGGGGCTGGGTCGTCGTCTCGGGGGCGGCGTACGGCGTCGACGCCGCGGCCCACCGCGGGGCCCTCGCCTCGGGCGGCGCCACCGCCGCGGTACTCGCCTGCGGCGTGGACACCGCCTACCCCCGCGGCCACGCCGGACTGCTCGGCCGGATCGCCGCCCAAGGACTCGTCCTCGGCGAGCTGCCGCCCGGCAGCCACCCGACCCCGAGCCGGTTCGTGCTGCGCAACCGGGTCATCGCCGCACTCACCCGGGGCACCGTCGTGGTGGAGGCCGCCCTCCGCAGCGGCTCCCTCGTCACCGCCCGGCGGGCCCAGCAGCTCGGCCGGTTCACCATGGGCGTCCCCGGACCGGCCACCAGCGGCCTCTCGGGCGGGGTGCACGAACTGCTGCGCGGCGAGGCCGTCCTGGTCACGGACGCCGCGGAAGTGGTCGAGCTCGTCGGCGGCATGGGCGAACTGGCCCCCGAGCGGCGCGGACCGGTACTCGCCCGGGACCTGCTGGAGGGGGACACCGCCCGTGTGCTCGAAGCACTCCCGGCCGGCCGACCCGCCCACGCGGACGAAGTGGCCCTCGCAGCGGGCACCGGTACCGATGAAGTCATCGGCAGACTGTACGAACTTCACTCTCTGGGGTTCGTCGAACGGCAGGGCGAGGGCTGGCAGTTGACCACACAATCACCTGAAGGAGGCACACAAACCGGTGGCACCCGGCGAGGCGGTCGTTGACCTGGGGCGTTCCGGTGAAAGAGTGAAGCCGATGAGAGACGCGGTCTTCCCGCCGGCAGCCGCCGGGACCGAGCGCCAGGCGCCGGTCCCGGGTCGCCCGCGCGAGTCAGGGCGCCGCTGTGCCCCCGCGCGATCCCGTACTCTTCGCGCACCGCGACACTTCCGTCACGCTACGCTCCCAAGGAATCCGGCTCCGGCAAAGGCGAAGCATGCCCCAGCACACCTCAGGGTCCGACCGCGCTGCGGTGCCCCCCGCTGCTCGTGGCAGCGTGCGGTCCACCGCGCCCTCGTCCCTGGAGGTGCTCTGGCGCTCGTACAAGGAGAGCGGTGACGAGCGGCTGCGGGAGCAGCTGATCCTGCACTACTCACCCCTGGTGAAGTACGTCGCCGGCCGGGTCAGCGTGGGCCTGCCGCCCAATGTGGAGCAGGCCGACTTCGTCTCCTCCGGCGTCTTCGGGCTGATCGACGCCATCGAGAAGTTCGACATCGACCGGTCCATCAAGTTCGAGACGTACGCGATCACCCGGATCCGGGGCGCGATGATCGACGAGCTGCGCGCCCTGGACTGGATCCCGCGCTCGGTCCGACAGAAGGCGAGGGCCGTGGAGCGGGCCTACGCCACCCTGGAAGCCCAGCTGCGCCGCACCCCGACCGAACACGAAGTCGCCGGCGAGATGGGCATCGCCGTGGAGGAACTCCACACCGTGTTCAGTCAGTTGTCGCTGGCCAACGTGGTCGCCCTGGAGGAGCTGCTGCACGTCGGCGGCGAGGGCGGCGACCGCCTCTCGCTGATGGACACCCTGGAGGACACCGCCGCCGACAACCCGGTCGAGGTCGCCGAGGACCGCGAGCTGCGCAGGCTCCTGGCCAGGGCGATCAACACCCTGCCGGAGCGCGAGAAGACCGTGGTCACGCTGTACTACTACGAAGGCCTCACCCTGGCCGAGATCGGCAACGTCCTGGGCGTCACCGAAAGCCGGGTCAGCCAGATCCACACCAAGTCGGTGCTCCAACTGCGGGCCAAGCTCGCGGATGTGGGCCGGTGAGCTTGCGGTACCTCCGTAGAGTGGACGTGTGCCCAGGATTCGAGCGGCCTCCGTGGCCGAGCACCGGTCGATGCAGCGCGGCGCCCTGCTGGACGCCGCGCGCTCCCTGTTGTCCGAAGGCGGGACGGAAGCGCTGACCTTCCCCGCCCTGGCGGAGCGCACCGGCCTCGCCCGGTCCTCCGTGTACGAGTACTTCCGCTCCCGCGCGGCCGTGGTCGAAGAGCTGTGCGCCGTGGACTTCCCCGTCTGGGCCGCCGAGATCGAGGCGGCGATGGAGGGGGTGCAGTCACCGGAGGCCAAGGTCGAGGCCTATGTGCGCAGCCAGCTCGGGCTGGTCGGGGACCGGCGGCACCGGGCGGTGGTCGCGATCTCGGCCAGCGAGCTGGACGCGGGGGCGCGCGAGAAGATCCGCGCCGCGCACGGAGGACTCGTGGCGATGATCGTGGAAGCGCTCGGCGCCCTGGGGCACGAGCAGCCCCGGCTCGCCGCGATGCTGCTCCAGGGAGTGGTCGACGCGGCCGTCCGGCGCATCGAGCTGGGCGCCGCCGAGGACCCTTCCGTCGTCACGGAGGCGGCCGTGGCCATGGCCCTTCGGGGTGTGCGGGGCTGAGACCCGGGGGCTTCCCCCTCCCGCCGCCCCCACCCCACCCCGCCCAGCTCCCACTCCACCCCCACCCCCCCCCGTTTCAGTCGTCCCGGGCTGTGAGCGGCAGGAGTCTCGGGGTGGGGCGGGGGAGCAGGGCCAGGGGGTTCAGGTACGTGGTGCCGGACAGGAGGCCCCAGTGCAGGCAGGGGCTGCTGCAGTGGGTGCCCTCTGTGAGGACCGCGACCACCTGGCCCGGAGTGACCTCTTCGCCCTCCGCGACCAGCGGCCGGACCGGTTCGTACGTGGTGCGCAGGCCGCCCGGGAGAGTGAGGGAGAGGACCCCGCGGCCGGCCACCGGGCCCGCGTGGTGGACCCGGCCCGGGCCGACCGCCCGGATCTCCGCGCCCACCGGCGCGGCGAGGTCGACCCCGCGGTGCCCCGCCGCGTACGGGGTCGGGGGCGGATCCCACCAGCGGGTGACCACCAGCGGGGGCGGGAGCGGTCGGGCCGTCGGCGCGAGCGCCTGGGCCAGGGCCATGAGCAGGCTGAGCAGCAGTGTCGTCATGCCGTCCAGGCTGTCGCGTCGTCGCGCAGCGTGAGCGGGCCTGTGGACGGACGGCGCGGTGTGGACAATGGCGTCACCTGGCATACCGCCCGGTCCCGTACACTTCTTACGGCGATCCGGGTCACCGGGTCGACTTCGCACGCCCCAGCACCAGCCGCTCAGGCCGGGTGAAAGCGTCTCTCGGTCCCCTTCCTCGGGGGCAGGGCGCGGTGGGGCGTCAGGAACCAAACCGAGAAACCAAGGAGATGGCCATGGCCGTCGTAACGATGCGGGAGCTGCTGGAGAGCGGCGTCCACTTCGGTCACCAGACCCGTCGCTGGAACCCGAAGATGAAGCGCTTCATCTTCACCGAGCGCAACGGCATCTACATCATCGACCTGCTCCAGTCGCTGTCGTACATCGACCGCGCCTACGAGTTCGTCAAGGAGACCGTCGCCCACGGCGGCTCCATCATGTTCGTCGGTACCAAGAAGCAGGCCCAGGAGGCCATCGCCGAGCAGGCGACGCGCGTTGGTATGCCGTACGTCAACCAGCGCTGGCTGGGTGGCATGCTCACCAACTTCTCCACCGTCTACAAGCGCCTCCAGCGTCTGAAGGAGCTTGAGGCGATCGACTTCGACGACGTCGCCGCGTCGGGTCTCACCAAGAAGGAGCTCCTGGTCCTCTCCCGCGAGAAGATCAAGCTGGAGAAGACCCTCGGTGGTATCCGCGAGATGTCGAAGGTTCCCAGCGCCGTCTGGATCGTCGACACCAAGAAGGAGCACATCGCCGTCGGTGAGGCGCGCAAGCTCCACATCCCGGTCGTCGCGATCCTCGACACCAACTGTGACCCCGACGAGGTCGACTACAAGATCCCGGGCAACGACGACGCGATCCGCTCCGTCACCCTGCTCACCCGCGTGATCGCCGACGCCGTCGCCGAGGGCCTCATCGCCCGCTCCGGCGCTGCGACCGGTGACTCGAAGCCGGGCGAGAAGGCCGCCGCCGAGCCGCTCGCCGAGTGGGAGCGCGACCTGCTTGAGGGCGAGAAGAAGGCCGACGACGCTGAGGCCGCCCCGGCCGAGGCTGCTGTCGAGGCCCCCGCCGCTGAGGCTCCCGCCGCTGAGGCCCCGGCTGCCGAGGCCCCCGCCGCCGAGGCCGCTCCGGCCGCCGACGCCGAGCAGGCCTGACCCACTGGGAGCGCCCGGCGTTCACCCGCCGGGCACTCACAGCACGGACGATGACGGCGGGGGAGCCGCGCCACGAGCGCGGCGCCTCCGCCGTTCACCCGTAGATCTACGACTTCGAGAGAGAATCACAGACTCATGGCGAACTACACCGCCGCTGACGTCAAGAAGCTCCGCGAGCTCACCGGCGCCGGCATGCTGGACTGCAAGAACGCGCTCGTTGACGCCGACGGCGACGTCGAGAAGGCCCAGGAGGCCCTCCGCATCAAGGGTCAGAAGGGCGTCGCCAAGCGCGAGGGCCGTTCTGCCGAGAACGGTGCCGTCGTCTCCCTCATCGCCGACGACAACACCACCGGTGTCATCGTCGAGCTGAAGTGCGAGACGGACTTCGTCGCCAAGGGCGAGAAGTTCCTGGCCGTCGCCAACCAGCTGGCCGCGCACGTCGCCGCCACCTCCCCGGCCGACATCGAGGCGCTGCTCGCGTCCGAGATCGAGCCCGGCAAGACCGTCACCGCTTTCGTCGACGAGGCCAACGCCAACCTCGGCGAGAAGATCGTCCTGGACCGCTTCGCGCAGTTCACCGGCGGTTACGTGACCTCGTACATGCACCGCACGATGCCCGACCTGCCGTTCCAGATCGGCGTCCTGGTCGAGCTCGACAAGGAGAACGCGGACGTCGCCCGCGGCGTCGCGCAGCACATCGCCGCGTTCGCCCCGCAGTGGCTGTCCGCCGAGGACGTTCCGGCCGAGAAGGTCGAGTCCGAGCGTCGCATCGCCGAAGAGGTCACCCGCGCGGAGGGCAAGCCCGAGGCTGCCATCGCCAAGATCGTCGAGGGTCGCGTCAACGGCTTCTTCAAGGAGGCCACCCTCCTCGGCCAGCCGTACGCGCTGGACAACAAGAAGTCCGTCCAGAAGGTTCTGGACGAGGCCGGTGTCACCCTGAAGCGCTTCTCGCGCATCAAGGTCGGCATCTGAGTCCGTCCGTACAACGACGGACACCGGACCCCGGTAGGGTCTGAAGCAGTCGTCCGCGCACGCGCGCAGCGACCGCAGATCTGACGAGGAGGCCATTGCCGTAGAGGGAACCGCGAGGACCCACCGGCAATGGCCTTCTTCGTATGTGCACGAGGAGATCTCCATGAATCAGGGCGTGGACCCCCACACCGCTTCCGACGACAAGAGCGACCACGACAAGAAGGGCCGCCGCTTCATGCTGAAGCTGTCGGGCGAAGCCTTCTCCGGTGGTGGAGGACTGGGCGTCGACCCCGACGTCGTCCATGCCATCGCGCGCGAAATCGCCGCGGTGGTCCGTGACGGCGCGGAGATCGCCGTCGTGATCGGCGGCGGAAACTTCTTCCGCGGCGCCGAACTCCAGCAGCGCGGCATGGACCGTGCGCGGTCCGACTACATGGGCATGCTGGGCACCGTCATGAACTGCCTCGCCCTCCAGGACTTCCTGGAGAAGGAAGGCATCGACTCCCGTGTGCAGACCGCCATCACCATGGGCCAGGTCGCGGAGCCGTACATTCCGCTGCGCGCCGTACGGCACCTGGAGAAGGGCCGCGTCGTGATCTTCGGCGCGGGCATGGGCATGCCGTACTTCTCCACCGACACCACGGCCGCCCAGCGCGCCCTGGAGATCGACGCCGAGGCCCTGCTGATGGGCAAGAACGGTGTCGACGGGGTGTACGACTCCGACCCGAAGAAGAACCCCGACGCGGTGAAGTTCGATGCGCTGGAGTACAGCGAGGTGCTGTCGCGCGACCTCAAGGTCGCCGACGCCACCGCGATCACGCTGTGCCGCGACAACAAGCTGCCGATCCTGGTCTTCGAGCTGCTCGCTGAGGGCAATATCGCCCGCGCGGTCAAGGGTGAGAAGATCGGCACGCTCGTGAGCGACCAGGGCACCCGGGCCTGAGCGTCCCGACGCCGGGCCCGGCCCCACGGGGCCGAGCCCGTCCCGCCCGCCTGAACCATCCAAATCTGACATGCAGGAGCACGTGGTGATCGAAGAAATCCTCCTTGAGGCCGAGGAGAAGATGGAGAAGGCCGTCGTCGTCGCCAAGGAAGACTTTGCGGCGATCCGCACCGGTCGTGCGCACCCGGCGATGTTCAACAAGATCGTGGCGGACTACTACGGCGCCATCACTCCCATCAACCAGCTCGCGTCCTTCGCGGTGCCCGAGCCGCGCATGGCGATCGTGACGCCGTTCGACGCGTCCGCGCTGCGCAACATCGAGCAGGCAATCCGCGACTCCGACCTCGGTGTCAACCCGAGCAACGACGGCCGCATCATCCGAGTGACCTTCCCCGAGCTGACGCAGGACCGTCGCAAGGAGTACATCAAGGTCGCGAAGAACAAGGCCGAAGACTCCAAGGTCTCCATCCGTTCCGTGCGCCGCAAGGCCAAGGACGCCCTCGACAAGCTCGTCAAGGACAAGGAGGCCGGCGAGGACGAGGTGCGTCGCGCCGAGAAGGAGCTCGACGACACCACCGCGAAGTACGTCGCGCAGGTGGACGAGCTGCTCAAGCACAAGGAAGCCGAGCTGCTCGAAGTCTGATGAACGACTCTCCCTGGGCCACGGAGCCGGTTCCGGCGGGTCCCGCATACGATGCGCTGGTGGGCCCGCACACTCGGCCCATGCCCATCGTGCCCGATGCCGCCGGCCGTGACTTCGACGACCGGGAAGCACGCGATCGAGGGGCCGCCGCCGACGGCGGCCCCCCGTTCCGCGCCGAGACGCCGCCGCAGGAGCCCATGCCCAGCCCCCCGCCCCCGCCCTCGCAGGCACCGCAGGACGCCTCGCCCCCGCCGCAGAAGAAGCGGGCCGGCCGAGACCTGCGTGCCGCCATAGGGGTCGGTGTCGGCCTTGGTGCGGTGATCTTCGCTTCGCTGTTCATCGTCAAGGCGGTCTTCGTCGGCGTGATCGTCGTCGCGGTCGTCGTGGGCCTGTGGGAGCTCACCTCCCGGCTCCAGGAGAAGAAGGGCGTCAAGGCGCCGCTCGTCCCGCTCGCGGTCGGTGGCGCCGCCATGGTCATCGCCGGATACGTCCGGGGGGCCGAGGGCGCCTGGGTGGCGATGGCCCTGACCGCTCTGGCGGTCCTGGTCTGGCGGATGACCGAACCGCCCGAGGACTACCTCAAGGACGTCACGGCGGGCGTCTTCGCGGCGTTCTACGTGCCGTTCCTCGCCACCTTCGTCGCGATGCTGCTCACCGCGGACGACGGCCCGCAGCGCGTGGTCACCTTCCTGCTCCTGACCGTGGTCAGCGACACCGGGGCCTATGCGGTGGGCTGGCGCTTCGGCAAGCACAAGCTGGCCCCGCGCATCAGCCCCGGCAAGACCCGCGAGGGACTGTTCGGCGCGGTGGCCTTCGCGATGGCGGCCGGCGCGCTGTGCATGGAGTACCTGATCGACGGGGGCGCCTGGTGGCAGGGCCTGCTGCTCGGTCTCGCCGTCGCGGTCAGCGCCACGCTGGGCGACCTCGGCGAGTCGATGATCAAGCGGGACCTGGGCATCAAGGACATGGGCACGCTGCTGCCGGGTCACGGCGGCATCATGGACCGGCTCGACTCCCTGCTCCCGACCGCCCCGGTGGTGTGGCTGCTGCTCGCGGCCTTCGTCGGAACGGGCTGAAACCGGGCTCCGCGGCTTCCGGCCGGCGGGCGGTTCACCAGGGCAACCCCGCTGAGCTGGGACGACGTACGTCTGAAGGCTTTGGGTGGGTCCGGGCGGTTACTCTTGAAAGGCGCGCTGCTTCTGCGGCGCGCCTTTCGTCTTACAAGGAGTACCAGCCATGGCCCGCCCTGTCCCGGGAGAGCTCACCTTCGTCGCCCCCCGCGGAGCGAAGAAGCCGCCCCGGCATCTCGCCGACCTCACGCCCGAGGAGCGCCGGGAGGCCGTGGCCGCGATCGGCGAGAAGCCGTTCCGGGCCAAGCAGCTCTCGCAGCACTACTTCGCCCGGTACGCGCACGACCCGGCCGAGTGGACCGACATTCCGGCGGCGTCCCGCGAGAAGCTCCAGGCGGAGCTGCTGCCCGAGCTGATGAACGTCATCCGGCACATCTCGTGCGACGACGACACCACCCGCAAGACCCTGTGGAAGCTGCACGACGGCACGCTCGTCGAGTCCGTGCTGATGCGCTACCCCGACCGGGTCACCATGTGCATCTCCTCGCAGGCCGGCTGCGGCATGAACTGCCCGTTCTGCGCCACCGGCCAGGCGGGCCTGGACCGGAACCTGTCGACCGCCGAGATCGTCCACCAGATCGTCGACGGCATGCGCGCGCTGCGCGACGGCGAGGTCCCCGGCGGGCCGGCCCGTCTGTCGAACATCGTCTTCATGGGCATGGGCGAGCCCCTCGCCAACTACAAGCGGGTCGTCGGCGCCATCCGCCGCCTCACCGACCCCGAGCCCGACGGCCTGGGTCTGTCGCAGCGCGGCATCACCGTCTCCACCGTCGGCCTGGTCCCGGCGATGCTGCGGTTCGCCGACGAGGGCTTCAAGTGCCGCCTCGCGGTCTCGCTGCACGCGCCCGACGACGAGCTGCGCGACACCCTCGTCCCGGTGAACACGCGCTGGAACGTCCGCGAGGTCCTCGATGCGGCGTGGGAGTACGCCGAGAAGTCCGGCCGGCGGATCTCCATCGAGTACGCCCTGATCCGCGACATCAACGACCAGGCCTGGCGCGGCGACCTCCTGGGCCGGCTGCTCAAGGGCAAGCGCGTCCACGTCAACCTGATCCCGTTGAACCCGACGCCGGGCTCGAAATGGACCGCGTCGCGCCCCGAGGACGAGAAGGCCTTCGTGGAGGCCATCGCCCGCCACGGCGTGCCGGTGACCGTCCGTGACACCCGTGGCCAGGAGATCGACGGTGCCTGCGGTCAGCTCGCCGCGAGCGAGCGGTAGGCTGGCAGGCGTACATCTGCATATTCCGACAGGGGAGCGCCACAGCGCTGAGAGTGCGGCAACCGTCAGGCCGCAGACCCTCTGAACCTCGCCCAGGTCATTCTGGGTAGGAAGTTCGGTCACCACCTCAAGCTGTTGCGCCCTGCCCGGGCGTCCCGCTCCCTTTTCGAGCGCCCGGGCAGGGCCGCGTCTTCTCCTGGTCAACCCAGGAGGAATGTCTACGTGAGCACCACCAAGAAGATCGCGGGTGCGGCGCTGGCCGCCGCCCTCGGCGTGAGCACGCTCGCCGCGTGCGGCGGCGGTAAGAAGGACGAGGGTTCCGCCGCGAGCGGATCCCCGAAGTCCAAGACCGTCACGCTCGTCTCCCACGACTCCTTCAACGTGACCGACACGGT contains these protein-coding regions:
- a CDS encoding helix-turn-helix domain-containing protein → MQRGALLDAARSLLSEGGTEALTFPALAERTGLARSSVYEYFRSRAAVVEELCAVDFPVWAAEIEAAMEGVQSPEAKVEAYVRSQLGLVGDRRHRAVVAISASELDAGAREKIRAAHGGLVAMIVEALGALGHEQPRLAAMLLQGVVDAAVRRIELGAAEDPSVVTEAAVAMALRGVRG
- a CDS encoding M23 family metallopeptidase; this translates as MTTLLLSLLMALAQALAPTARPLPPPLVVTRWWDPPPTPYAAGHRGVDLAAPVGAEIRAVGPGRVHHAGPVAGRGVLSLTLPGGLRTTYEPVRPLVAEGEEVTPGQVVAVLTEGTHCSSPCLHWGLLSGTTYLNPLALLPRPTPRLLPLTARDD
- the rlmN gene encoding 23S rRNA (adenine(2503)-C(2))-methyltransferase RlmN, giving the protein MARPVPGELTFVAPRGAKKPPRHLADLTPEERREAVAAIGEKPFRAKQLSQHYFARYAHDPAEWTDIPAASREKLQAELLPELMNVIRHISCDDDTTRKTLWKLHDGTLVESVLMRYPDRVTMCISSQAGCGMNCPFCATGQAGLDRNLSTAEIVHQIVDGMRALRDGEVPGGPARLSNIVFMGMGEPLANYKRVVGAIRRLTDPEPDGLGLSQRGITVSTVGLVPAMLRFADEGFKCRLAVSLHAPDDELRDTLVPVNTRWNVREVLDAAWEYAEKSGRRISIEYALIRDINDQAWRGDLLGRLLKGKRVHVNLIPLNPTPGSKWTASRPEDEKAFVEAIARHGVPVTVRDTRGQEIDGACGQLAASER
- the pyrH gene encoding UMP kinase codes for the protein MNQGVDPHTASDDKSDHDKKGRRFMLKLSGEAFSGGGGLGVDPDVVHAIAREIAAVVRDGAEIAVVIGGGNFFRGAELQQRGMDRARSDYMGMLGTVMNCLALQDFLEKEGIDSRVQTAITMGQVAEPYIPLRAVRHLEKGRVVIFGAGMGMPYFSTDTTAAQRALEIDAEALLMGKNGVDGVYDSDPKKNPDAVKFDALEYSEVLSRDLKVADATAITLCRDNKLPILVFELLAEGNIARAVKGEKIGTLVSDQGTRA
- the whiG gene encoding RNA polymerase sigma factor WhiG translates to MPQHTSGSDRAAVPPAARGSVRSTAPSSLEVLWRSYKESGDERLREQLILHYSPLVKYVAGRVSVGLPPNVEQADFVSSGVFGLIDAIEKFDIDRSIKFETYAITRIRGAMIDELRALDWIPRSVRQKARAVERAYATLEAQLRRTPTEHEVAGEMGIAVEELHTVFSQLSLANVVALEELLHVGGEGGDRLSLMDTLEDTAADNPVEVAEDRELRRLLARAINTLPEREKTVVTLYYYEGLTLAEIGNVLGVTESRVSQIHTKSVLQLRAKLADVGR
- the dprA gene encoding DNA-processing protein DprA; translation: MTAADGRDTPDGRDTPDGRDTADGPGPELLARAALTRVLEPGDEHAGRWLREHGAVGLIRLLTGPDTAAAILTGVGEQRLAGYRRRAALADPRRDLASAARDGGRFICPGSHQWPTQLDDLGDARPVGLWLRGRPDLRTWALRSVAVVGARACTPYGAHMAQNLAAGLAERGWVVVSGAAYGVDAAAHRGALASGGATAAVLACGVDTAYPRGHAGLLGRIAAQGLVLGELPPGSHPTPSRFVLRNRVIAALTRGTVVVEAALRSGSLVTARRAQQLGRFTMGVPGPATSGLSGGVHELLRGEAVLVTDAAEVVELVGGMGELAPERRGPVLARDLLEGDTARVLEALPAGRPAHADEVALAAGTGTDEVIGRLYELHSLGFVERQGEGWQLTTQSPEGGTQTGGTRRGGR
- the frr gene encoding ribosome recycling factor; the encoded protein is MIEEILLEAEEKMEKAVVVAKEDFAAIRTGRAHPAMFNKIVADYYGAITPINQLASFAVPEPRMAIVTPFDASALRNIEQAIRDSDLGVNPSNDGRIIRVTFPELTQDRRKEYIKVAKNKAEDSKVSIRSVRRKAKDALDKLVKDKEAGEDEVRRAEKELDDTTAKYVAQVDELLKHKEAELLEV
- the tsf gene encoding translation elongation factor Ts translates to MANYTAADVKKLRELTGAGMLDCKNALVDADGDVEKAQEALRIKGQKGVAKREGRSAENGAVVSLIADDNTTGVIVELKCETDFVAKGEKFLAVANQLAAHVAATSPADIEALLASEIEPGKTVTAFVDEANANLGEKIVLDRFAQFTGGYVTSYMHRTMPDLPFQIGVLVELDKENADVARGVAQHIAAFAPQWLSAEDVPAEKVESERRIAEEVTRAEGKPEAAIAKIVEGRVNGFFKEATLLGQPYALDNKKSVQKVLDEAGVTLKRFSRIKVGI
- a CDS encoding phosphatidate cytidylyltransferase — its product is MNDSPWATEPVPAGPAYDALVGPHTRPMPIVPDAAGRDFDDREARDRGAAADGGPPFRAETPPQEPMPSPPPPPSQAPQDASPPPQKKRAGRDLRAAIGVGVGLGAVIFASLFIVKAVFVGVIVVAVVVGLWELTSRLQEKKGVKAPLVPLAVGGAAMVIAGYVRGAEGAWVAMALTALAVLVWRMTEPPEDYLKDVTAGVFAAFYVPFLATFVAMLLTADDGPQRVVTFLLLTVVSDTGAYAVGWRFGKHKLAPRISPGKTREGLFGAVAFAMAAGALCMEYLIDGGAWWQGLLLGLAVAVSATLGDLGESMIKRDLGIKDMGTLLPGHGGIMDRLDSLLPTAPVVWLLLAAFVGTG
- the rpsB gene encoding 30S ribosomal protein S2 — encoded protein: MAVVTMRELLESGVHFGHQTRRWNPKMKRFIFTERNGIYIIDLLQSLSYIDRAYEFVKETVAHGGSIMFVGTKKQAQEAIAEQATRVGMPYVNQRWLGGMLTNFSTVYKRLQRLKELEAIDFDDVAASGLTKKELLVLSREKIKLEKTLGGIREMSKVPSAVWIVDTKKEHIAVGEARKLHIPVVAILDTNCDPDEVDYKIPGNDDAIRSVTLLTRVIADAVAEGLIARSGAATGDSKPGEKAAAEPLAEWERDLLEGEKKADDAEAAPAEAAVEAPAAEAPAAEAPAAEAPAAEAAPAADAEQA